Proteins encoded within one genomic window of Cucumis sativus cultivar 9930 chromosome 3, Cucumber_9930_V3, whole genome shotgun sequence:
- the LOC101204020 gene encoding pentatricopeptide repeat-containing protein At4g21705, mitochondrial encodes MAAASAMFKILSRSSSGCTRTLRPETDAFCFVALRLYSTRRSCDRRNLYARISPLGDPECTVVPVLNQWIEEGRNIKDFELRRIVRDLRTCRRYRQALEVSEWMCSKGLFSLTTRDFAIQLDLIGQVRGLDSAEKYFGSVSNQKEIGKLYGALLNCYVREGLIDKSLAHMQKMKEMGLASSPLCYNDIMCLYLNTGQADKVPNVLSEMKENGVLPDNFSYRICISSYGARSDVISMENVLKEMEGQTHISMDWTTYSMVAGFFIKAGMHDKAMNYLRKCEDKVDEDALGFNHLISHYTNLGHKNEVMRLWALLKKGKKQLNRDYITMLGSLVKLELLEEAENLVMEWESSCQCYDFRVPNVVLIGYSQKGLIEKAEKMLRNIIVNGMIPSPNSWGIIASGYLEKQNLEKAFECMKEALAVKGQNKVWRPKPNVLSSILRWLSENRRYEEMKEFMSSLKTVPSMDEKLNNALDELLEIMANDDGISKDELEVK; translated from the exons ATGGCCGCTGCCTCGGCAATGTTCAAAATCTTGAGCAGGTCTTCTTCAGGTTGCACGAGAACGCTGAGACCAGAAACAGATGCATTCTGTTTTGTGGCGTTGAGATTATACAGTACGAGACGAAGCTGCGATCGAAGAAACCTCTATGCGAGGATTAGTCCTCTCGGTGATCCTGAGTGTACTGTAGTTCCGGTTCTCAATCAATGGATTGAGGAAGGCAGGAACATCAAGGACTTTGAGCTCCGAAGAATCGTTCGTGACCTTCGCACTTGCCGGCGGTATCGCCAAGCCCTTGAG GTGTCTGAATGGATGTGTAGCAAGGGACTTTTTTCCCTCACAACAAGAGACTTTGCCATCCAGCTCGATCTGATTGGCCAAGTTCGGGGATTGGATTCTGCAGAGAAGTATTTTGGGAGTGTTTCCAACCAAAAGGAAATTGGTAAACTCTATGGTGCTCTTCTAAATTGTTATGTCAGGGAAGGCCTTATAGATAAGTCCCTTGCTCATATGCAGAAGATGAAGGAGATGGGTCTTGCTTCCTCTCCCCTCTGCTACAATGATATAATGTGTCTATATTTGAACACTGGCCAGGCCGATAAAGTTCCAAATGTACTTTCCGAAATGAAGGAGAATGGTGTTCTTCCTGACAATTTTAGCTATAGAATTTGTATCAGTTCTTATGGAGCTAGGTCTGATGTAATCAGTATGGAAAACGTTTTGAAAGAAATGGAGGGTCAAACTCACATATCCATGGATTGGACTACTTATTCAATGGTTGCCGGTTTTTTCATAAAAGCTGGTATGCATGACAAAGCAATGAATTATCTTCGGAAATGTGAGGACAAGGTTGATGAAGACGCACTTGGCTTCAATCATCTCATTTCACACTACACCAATCTGGGACATAAGAATGAAGTAATGAGATTGTGGGCTCTTCTGAAGAAGGGTAAGAAGCAACTCAATAGGGATTATATAACCATGTTGGGTTCTTTGGTAAAGTTGGAGTTGCTCGAGGAAGCTGAGAATCTGGTCATGGAATGGGAGTCATCTTGCCAATGTTATGATTTTCGAGTACCGAATGTCGTTCTTATTGGGTATTCGCAGAAGGGTTTAATTGAGAAAGCTGAAAAGATGCTTCGAAACATCATCGTAAATGGGATGATCCCATCACCAAATAGTTGGGGCATTATTGCATCTGGGTACTTGGAAAAGCAGAACCTAGAGAAAGCTTTTGAGTGCATGAAAGAAGCGCTTGCTGTGAAAGGGCAAAATAAAGTTTGGAGGCCCAAACCTAATGTTTTATCAAGCATCCTGAGATGGCTATCTGAAAATAGAAGATATGAAGAGATGAAAGAGTTTATGAGCTCATTGAAGACTGTACCTTCCATGgatgaaaaactaaataatgCCTTGGATGAGCTTTTAGAAATCATGGCAAACGACGATGGAATATCAAAGGACGAATTAGAGGTGAAGTGA
- the LOC101204263 gene encoding expansin-A12, which yields MIYENNNGFVWFIFMVIGLGEFFVHGDNSWFDAHATFYGADQNPTSLGGACGYDNTFHAGFGINTAAVSGVLFRRGEACGACFLVICNYNADPKWCLRRRAVTVTATNFCPSNNNGGWCDPPRSHFDMSSPAFLTIARQGNEGIVPVLYKRVSCKRKGGVRFTLRGQSNFNMVMISNVGGSGDVKAAWVKGSKMRMWTPMHRNWGANWQANVDLRNQRMSFKLTLLDGRTLEFVNVVPSSWRFGQTFSSMVQFS from the exons atgatttatgagAATAATAATGGGTTTGTTTGGTTCATTTTCATGGTGATTGGTTTAGGTGAGTTCTTTGTCCATGGGGATAATTCTTGGTTTGATGCTCATGCAACTTTCTATGGAGCTGATCAAAACCCTACTAGTCTTG GAGGAGCATGTGGTTACGACAACACGTTTCATGCCGGGTTCGGAATAAACACGGCAGCTGTGAGCGGCGTACTTTTCAGAAGGGGAGAGGCTTGCGGCGCTTGTTTTCTAGTAATTTGCAACTATAACGCAGACCCCAAGTGGTGTCTCCGCCGCCGCGCCGTCACCGTCACTGCCACAAACTTCTGCCCGTCCAATAACAACGGGGGCTGGTGCGACCCCCCTCGGTCCCATTTCGACATGTCGTCACCTGCTTTTCTTACTATTGCTCGTCAAGGCAACGAAGGGATTGTCCCTGTCCTTTACAAGAG ggtaagttgtaaaagaaaaggaggtGTCCGATTCACGTTGAGAGGACAATCAAACTTCAACATGGTGATGATATCAAATGTGGGAGGAAGTGGCGATGTGAAGGCTGCATGGGTAAAAGGTTCGAAGATGAGGATGTGGACGCCCATGCACCGAAATTGGGGAGCAAATTGGCAAGCTAACGTCGACCTTCGAAATCAAAGAATGTCATTTAAGCTCACTTTACTCGATGGAAGAACATTGGAGTTTGTCAACGTTGTTCCTTCCTCGTGGAGATTTGGACAAACATTTTCGTCCATGGTTCAATTCTCCTAG
- the LOC101204508 gene encoding uncharacterized protein LOC101204508 codes for MATVLDSLTLPCSSALASTAFSARRTSLCLPQCRGLKIANSFTSHSLRSARSNARFPHRSATIVCEAQETAAIVPAASEATWESLVTESKLPVMVEFWAPWCGPCRMMHPIIDDLSKEYEGKFKFYKVDTDANPSIASRYGIRSIPTVIIFKDGEKKEAIIGAVPKGTLTASMEKFS; via the exons ATGGCGACGGTTCTCGATTCCCTCACTCTTCCTTGTTCATCCGCCTTGGCTTCCACCGCTTTCTCTGCCCGTCGCACCTCCCTTTGCCTCCCGCAGTGCAGAGGCTTGAAGATCGCAAACAGCTTCACTTCTCACTCTCTACGATCTGCCAGATCTAATGCTAGATTTCCTCACCGTTCTGCAACTATCGTTTGCGAAGCTCAGGAAACTGCTGCCATTG TACCTGCTGCTTCAGAAGCTACCTGGGAGTCACTAGTTACAGAATCTAAATTGCCCGTCATGGTAGAATTTTGGGCTCCATGGTGCGGTCCTTGCCGCATGATGCATCCAATCATTGATGATTTATCAAAAGAGTATGAAggaaagttcaaattttacaagGTGGATACTGATGCCAACCCTTCGATTGCATCCCGTTATGGTATCAGAAGCATACCTACTGTGATTATCTTTAAAGATGGTGAGAAGAAAGAGGCAATAATAGGTGCAGTTCCTAAAGGAACTTTGACAGCCAGCATGGAAAAATTCTCGTAG
- the LOC101204753 gene encoding 3-deoxy-manno-octulosonate cytidylyltransferase, mitochondrial, with translation MSVCSSSSSSSSGYLGSAKAWIVHGIVAGIAIGAAFGARSYLGRSKKFRSRVVGIIPARFASSRFEGKPLVEILGKPMIQRTWERAKMATTLDCVVVATDDARIAQCCKGFGADVVMTSESCRNGTERCNEALQKLEKKYDIVVNIQGDEPLIEPEIIDGIVKALQAAPDAVFSTAVTSLKPEDAFDPNRVKCVVDSRGYAIYFSRGLIPFNKSGKVNLQYPYLLHLGIQSFDSKFLSMYPELESTPLQLEEDLEQLKVLEHGYKMKVIKVEHEAHGVDVPEDVDKIESFMKERNLA, from the exons ATGTCGGTttgctcttcttcttcttcgtcatCATCCGGTTACCTCGGCAGTGCCAAGGCCTGGATTGTTCATGGTATCGTCGCTGGAATCGCCATTGGTGCCGCCTTCGGAGCTCGATCTTATTTGGGTCGATCCAAGAAATTCCGTAGCCGCGTTGTTGGAATCATTCCCGCCCGCTTTGCCTCTTCTCGGTTCGAGGGGAAGCCTCTCGTTGAGATTCTTGGAAAGCCCATGATCCAG AGAACGTGGGAAAGGGCGAAAATGGCTACTACATTGGATTGTGTTG TTGTAGCGACTGATGATGCTAGGATTGCACAATGCTGTAAAGGATTTGGTGCTGATGTTGTAATGACATCAGAGTCTTGCCGGAATG GGACTGAGCGCTGTAATGAAGCACTTCAGAAGcttgaaaagaaatatgacATTGTTGTTAATATTCAGGGGGATGAGCCCCTTATTGAACCAGAGATCATCGACGGCATTGTTAAAGCTTTGCAG GCTGCCCCGGATGCAGTGTTCAGCACTGCCGTGACATCCTTAAAACCCGAAGATGCATTCGATCCCAATCGGGTGAAGTGCGTAGTGGATAGTCGTGGTTATGCTATCTATTTTTCAAGAGGATTGATCCCTTTCAACaa GTCAGGAAAGGTCAACCTTCAATATCCTTATTTGCTTCATCTTGGAATCCAG aGCTTTGATTCGAAATTTTTAAGTATGTATCCTGAACTCGAGTCAACACCATTGCAACTAGAAGAGGATCTAGAACAGCTAAAAGTATTAGAACATGGCTACAAAATGAAG GTTATTAAGGTTGAGCATGAGGCTCATGGTGTTGATGTTCCTGAAGATGTGGACAAAATTGAATCTTTTATGAAGGAAAGGAACCTAGCTTAA